In Aminobacterium sp. MB27-C1, a single genomic region encodes these proteins:
- a CDS encoding YwbE family protein, whose protein sequence is MSGNIRKDITPGLRVKIVQKPHQRTGQLTEGIVKDILTKSPTHPHGIKVRLESGIVGRVQEILG, encoded by the coding sequence ATGTCAGGAAATATACGAAAAGATATAACTCCGGGCCTTCGAGTTAAAATCGTTCAAAAACCACATCAAAGAACGGGGCAATTAACTGAAGGTATTGTTAAAGATATACTTACAAAAAGCCCGACGCATCCCCACGGGATAAAGGTTCGCCTAGAAAGTGGCATTGTAGGAAGAGTTCAAGAGATATTGGGATAG
- a CDS encoding GntR family transcriptional regulator encodes MPAKPVTYKDYVKEFLMGKIYEGKYKPGEKITVVGIAQELDVSQSVVREALAELKVKKVIESIPYKETYIRNLSKEEVRDAIQVRTEMEELAFKWILENQTNLSLLVKDLEEILKEMRKSSSDTNSNTYRENDISFHRRIFIEAQSPTMLFIWDLLGDIGWIYLGLYTSQTFRQKMGEKEFSVICDIYHDIIESIEKRDLPRFSSLLRNTKLRV; translated from the coding sequence ATGCCAGCAAAGCCTGTTACGTATAAAGATTACGTAAAAGAGTTTCTAATGGGGAAAATATATGAAGGCAAATATAAACCTGGAGAGAAGATTACTGTCGTAGGGATTGCACAAGAACTTGACGTCAGCCAATCTGTTGTACGCGAAGCTTTGGCCGAATTAAAAGTGAAAAAAGTAATCGAATCCATACCATATAAAGAAACATATATTCGCAACCTATCTAAAGAGGAAGTACGAGACGCTATTCAAGTTCGCACAGAAATGGAAGAACTCGCTTTCAAATGGATTTTAGAGAACCAAACAAATCTCTCTCTACTTGTTAAAGATCTAGAAGAAATTTTAAAAGAAATGAGGAAATCATCATCAGATACAAATAGCAATACATACCGTGAAAACGACATCTCCTTTCATAGAAGAATATTTATAGAAGCACAAAGCCCAACAATGCTCTTCATATGGGATTTACTAGGTGACATTGGGTGGATATATTTGGGCCTTTATACATCTCAGACATTTCGTCAAAAAATGGGGGAAAAGGAATTTAGCGTGATATGTGATATATACCACGATATTATCGAATCTATCGAGAAGAGAGATCTTCCTAGATTCTCTTCTCTGTTAAGAAACACAAAACTGCGCGTTTAA
- a CDS encoding GtrA family protein gives MKPFTFKNISPHPFLFDFTFVKYCIIGVINTIFCFSTIFVLMYFLKINYLMSNIVGYAVGLIISFSLNKYKNFKSRGSLKKEFPLFLAAFGCAYSTNIIILWIAAEFFHVNKMFSQIIAGIAYTIVFYFFIKLIVFIKQ, from the coding sequence ATGAAACCTTTTACCTTTAAAAACATCTCCCCTCATCCTTTTCTATTTGACTTTACCTTTGTAAAATATTGCATTATCGGAGTCATAAACACTATTTTCTGTTTCTCCACAATCTTCGTGCTCATGTACTTTTTAAAAATAAACTACTTAATGAGCAATATAGTAGGTTACGCGGTGGGATTAATAATTTCTTTTTCTCTTAATAAATATAAGAACTTCAAAAGTAGAGGTTCTTTAAAAAAAGAATTCCCTCTTTTTTTAGCAGCGTTCGGATGTGCTTATTCTACTAATATTATTATTCTTTGGATTGCAGCAGAGTTTTTTCATGTCAACAAGATGTTTAGTCAGATAATAGCTGGCATCGCATACACTATAGTATTCTATTTTTTTATTAAATTAATAGTATTTATTAAACAATAA
- a CDS encoding DMT family transporter, with amino-acid sequence MNRLIKDYGAYLPMLSATLLWAGAYICGKLGVDEFIPLHLLFFRFLIASIFIFIVIALRKKQEWKISVHDIPVLFILGFTGVFANNLFFFLALLYTSVTNAAIIFATTPFMTAILAFIFLKEPLGLKNICALIIALSGVIFLITNGDIHALLHMNFNIGDLYEVGASFALAVFTIISRKVANNYAPITMVGYENLFSLIITIPLLLITGALDLQVTPTYKGWLSILYLGVFASALGYIFQQISIKSIGASKSAAFLNLTPFLSVLLGMIFLGESLSTVKIISGMLILAGIYLNSYSNRQAVPCVEKCHNN; translated from the coding sequence ATGAATCGTCTTATAAAAGACTACGGAGCATATCTACCCATGTTAAGTGCTACATTGCTATGGGCTGGAGCATATATCTGCGGTAAATTAGGTGTTGATGAATTCATACCTTTACATCTGCTTTTTTTCCGCTTTCTTATAGCTTCTATTTTTATTTTTATCGTCATTGCTTTGCGAAAAAAACAAGAATGGAAAATATCAGTACACGACATCCCCGTATTATTTATACTTGGTTTTACAGGCGTTTTTGCAAATAACCTTTTCTTTTTTCTTGCGTTACTCTACACATCAGTAACAAATGCTGCGATTATTTTTGCCACAACGCCGTTCATGACAGCTATTCTGGCTTTTATCTTTCTTAAAGAACCTTTAGGACTTAAAAATATATGTGCTCTGATAATAGCTCTTTCGGGGGTCATCTTTCTTATTACAAACGGAGACATACACGCTCTGCTTCATATGAACTTCAACATTGGAGATCTTTATGAGGTTGGAGCTTCTTTTGCCCTGGCCGTTTTTACAATCATAAGTAGGAAGGTCGCCAATAATTATGCTCCAATAACTATGGTGGGCTACGAAAATCTCTTTTCTCTCATTATCACCATTCCGCTTTTGTTAATAACTGGTGCTCTTGACCTTCAAGTTACCCCCACATATAAGGGATGGCTCTCCATTCTGTATCTTGGAGTATTCGCATCTGCTCTAGGTTATATTTTCCAGCAAATCTCCATAAAAAGCATAGGGGCAAGTAAATCTGCTGCTTTCTTAAATCTAACTCCTTTTCTTTCTGTTCTACTTGGAATGATCTTCTTGGGAGAAAGTCTCTCCACTGTGAAAATTATCAGCGGGATGTTGATTTTAGCTGGAATATATCTCAACTCTTATTCAAATCGTCAGGCTGTTCCTTGCGTCGAAAAGTGTCATAATAACTAG
- a CDS encoding response regulator transcription factor, with protein sequence MKIIRLLLVEDDQMIGEEIQTGLSYRGFTVEWVRTKSSGEEALKIDDFDLLILDLGLPDGSGLELLQTLRRNKNGIPTIILTALDAISDRISGLDAGSDDYMVKPFDLDELAARIRALLRRYAGRVRSTIEYNHISVDPSSMEVTSNGKVVHLSRNEYILLVTFLENPDRIFSRTELEKILYGWEQEVESNTIQVYIHSLRKKFSDKKFIHNVHGVGYILKKRGS encoded by the coding sequence GTGAAAATTATTCGTCTTTTACTCGTTGAAGATGATCAGATGATTGGAGAAGAAATCCAAACCGGCCTTTCTTATAGAGGTTTTACTGTCGAGTGGGTAAGAACAAAAAGTTCAGGAGAGGAAGCTTTAAAAATTGATGATTTTGACCTTCTAATCCTTGATCTCGGCCTTCCTGACGGATCTGGGCTAGAACTGTTACAAACACTAAGAAGAAACAAAAATGGAATACCAACAATTATTCTTACAGCACTTGATGCCATATCAGACAGAATTAGTGGTCTAGATGCAGGCTCTGATGACTATATGGTAAAGCCCTTTGATCTTGATGAGTTAGCCGCTCGAATCAGGGCTCTTTTAAGAAGATATGCTGGAAGAGTTCGTTCAACAATAGAATATAACCATATTTCAGTCGATCCATCTTCTATGGAGGTTACCTCAAATGGGAAAGTAGTACACCTTTCTAGAAATGAATATATCCTTCTCGTCACTTTTCTAGAAAACCCTGATAGGATTTTTTCTAGAACAGAATTGGAAAAAATTCTTTATGGATGGGAACAAGAGGTAGAAAGCAACACAATCCAAGTATATATCCATAGTCTAAGAAAAAAATTTAGCGATAAGAAGTTTATCCATAATGTTCATGGGGTAGGATATATCTTAAAAAAGAGGGGCTCATGA
- a CDS encoding amidohydrolase family protein, whose protein sequence is MTKSQAKSREYIDCHMHLWSPYLESCYPQNVKSALEKLMREKITPQIELVPDNKREKQEYEKPKDGNAKTLVHALDQAKFAKGVAFSGAYFWGSPLLPRTNLVHRVQEENNYAASQGILAKGRLIVVASINPLLDFALQEVDRCALELHMKGLKVHFNVAQIEVKNAKHRQRLKDLFQKAATHNMPVAIHYHALNKSYDVESFSLFMDDVILPISNLKVQFAHVLGTGGFPKMTQRIMQKLKEYCDRNAELKHRIWVDISGSIIDEPTAKEYEGFFTRSTKEEIQNLAKTLRAFGLKNVLFGSDYGGSATLQPKPHSELMCKELGFNNEELEEIFSNAGPW, encoded by the coding sequence ATGACAAAGTCTCAAGCCAAGTCACGAGAATATATTGACTGCCACATGCATCTATGGAGTCCATATCTTGAGTCGTGTTATCCCCAAAATGTCAAAAGCGCATTAGAGAAACTTATGAGGGAAAAGATAACACCACAAATAGAACTAGTTCCAGACAACAAACGAGAGAAGCAAGAATATGAGAAGCCAAAAGATGGAAACGCCAAAACACTTGTACACGCTCTGGATCAGGCAAAATTTGCCAAAGGGGTTGCATTCTCAGGAGCATATTTTTGGGGTAGTCCGCTGCTTCCGCGAACAAACTTAGTGCATCGCGTGCAAGAAGAAAACAACTATGCTGCTTCTCAAGGAATCTTAGCCAAAGGCAGACTAATAGTTGTAGCGAGTATAAACCCTCTACTTGACTTTGCTCTTCAAGAGGTGGATCGATGCGCCTTAGAGCTACATATGAAAGGCTTAAAAGTACACTTCAATGTGGCACAAATCGAGGTAAAAAACGCAAAACATCGCCAAAGGCTAAAAGACCTCTTTCAAAAAGCTGCCACGCATAATATGCCTGTCGCTATTCACTACCATGCTTTAAACAAATCATACGACGTAGAGAGCTTTTCCCTCTTTATGGACGATGTTATACTCCCCATCAGCAATCTGAAAGTCCAATTTGCTCACGTTCTTGGAACAGGCGGTTTCCCAAAAATGACACAGCGTATTATGCAAAAGCTTAAAGAGTACTGTGATCGAAATGCTGAACTTAAGCACAGAATATGGGTTGATATTTCAGGATCCATTATCGATGAGCCGACAGCTAAAGAATATGAAGGTTTTTTTACACGATCCACAAAGGAAGAGATACAAAACTTAGCCAAAACTCTTCGGGCTTTCGGCCTAAAAAACGTCTTGTTTGGAAGTGATTATGGCGGATCTGCCACTCTTCAACCTAAACCACACAGTGAACTTATGTGTAAAGAACTCGGTTTCAACAATGAAGAACTAGAAGAAATATTTTCTAATGCGGGACCTTGGTAA
- a CDS encoding glycosyltransferase family 39 protein, protein MPNARFEKILLLLILLTALVYLFTLGGYSLIDPDEGRYAEVAREMVETGDYITPHLNYVKFFDKPALPYWLTSISFHLFGINEFATRLSPALLALLGMFYLYKLASIIYNKRAGLITSLIIGTSLLYFLISHITITDMPLAFFITLSLSGFYIGYIERSRDYLLFYCGMALALLSKGLIGIIFPCGIIFWWSIFTKKWEIYKEVITLKGIMLFFAIALPWFIIVCYKNPDFFHYFFVRQHFIRYLTTADNRYEPFWFFIPIIILGFLPWAGFIWTSFKESFLLLWTPPSKQKDSELFLLMWFMFIFLFFSASKSKLVPYIIPVFSPLAVLVGGKIDSILSKKETLKFKTALIWNSLFLFTFSTLLLSLSFIQRDYLLGEILPISLSLFLAIGIGVFSLFIFYKKGKLKEVIIILTILGITNCIASHFFLNIYAEKHTSKYVATFINYQKKPGDLIVQLKGFDQGLPFYLQERVILLSHSNDMSFGNEHETNRFYFINTENLKKLWNSNKRIFIVAYVSQKEEIKSISGRKVEPLIVIGNKCIYSNKPFSMKGVTQGV, encoded by the coding sequence ATGCCTAATGCTCGCTTCGAAAAAATATTGTTACTTCTTATTTTACTCACCGCTCTTGTTTATTTATTTACTCTCGGAGGCTACAGTCTCATCGATCCAGACGAAGGAAGATACGCAGAAGTAGCGAGAGAAATGGTAGAAACAGGGGACTATATAACTCCACATTTAAATTATGTGAAGTTTTTTGATAAGCCAGCTTTACCATATTGGCTTACATCTATTTCGTTTCATCTCTTTGGAATAAACGAATTTGCCACTCGTTTAAGCCCTGCGCTTCTAGCCTTATTAGGCATGTTTTACCTCTATAAGCTTGCTTCAATCATTTATAACAAACGTGCAGGACTAATAACATCTTTAATTATAGGAACTTCTTTATTGTATTTCCTTATCTCTCATATAACCATCACAGATATGCCCCTTGCTTTTTTTATCACTCTTTCTCTTTCAGGGTTTTATATTGGATATATTGAAAGAAGCAGAGACTATTTACTGTTTTATTGTGGAATGGCACTTGCTCTACTCTCAAAAGGTCTTATAGGAATAATTTTCCCCTGCGGAATTATTTTTTGGTGGAGTATTTTTACAAAAAAATGGGAAATATATAAAGAAGTAATTACATTAAAAGGTATCATGCTATTTTTTGCCATCGCTTTGCCATGGTTTATCATAGTATGCTACAAAAATCCTGATTTTTTTCACTACTTTTTTGTTCGTCAGCATTTTATTCGTTATCTTACAACTGCTGATAACCGATATGAGCCATTTTGGTTCTTTATTCCTATTATCATTTTGGGGTTTCTTCCATGGGCAGGTTTTATTTGGACCTCATTCAAAGAAAGTTTCCTTTTGTTATGGACACCACCTTCTAAACAAAAAGACAGCGAGCTTTTTCTTCTTATGTGGTTTATGTTTATTTTCCTTTTCTTTTCTGCTTCTAAGTCAAAACTTGTCCCTTACATAATCCCAGTTTTTTCTCCTCTTGCAGTCCTCGTCGGAGGCAAAATAGACTCTATACTTAGTAAGAAAGAAACTTTAAAATTTAAAACAGCCCTTATTTGGAATTCATTATTTCTTTTCACCTTTAGTACCCTTCTTTTATCATTGTCATTTATTCAAAGAGATTATTTATTAGGAGAAATCTTACCAATCAGTCTTTCTCTGTTCTTAGCCATTGGAATTGGGGTGTTCTCTCTCTTTATTTTTTATAAAAAAGGAAAGTTGAAAGAAGTTATTATTATCTTAACTATATTAGGCATTACAAACTGCATCGCAAGCCATTTTTTCCTCAATATTTATGCGGAAAAACATACATCTAAATATGTAGCTACATTTATTAACTATCAAAAGAAACCAGGAGATTTAATAGTTCAGCTTAAAGGATTTGACCAAGGATTGCCATTCTATTTACAAGAAAGAGTGATTCTTCTAAGTCACTCTAATGATATGTCATTTGGCAATGAGCATGAAACCAATAGATTTTATTTTATAAACACAGAAAACTTAAAAAAACTTTGGAATAGTAACAAACGTATTTTTATTGTGGCGTATGTAAGCCAAAAAGAAGAAATTAAGTCTATAAGTGGCAGAAAGGTAGAACCTCTTATCGTTATTGGTAATAAATGTATTTATTCAAATAAGCCCTTTTCAATGAAGGGGGTAACTCAAGGTGTTTAG
- a CDS encoding dolichyl-phosphate beta-glucosyltransferase — protein sequence MFRKFSAWIIVPCYNEEKRLSIKLFTEFLASHQDIGICFVNDGSHDRTIRVLENIQKEFPTQVALLNSRKNRGKAEAVRSGFFYVSQLSYSQYIGFWDADLATPLSEIEDFIQILNSNKNIIIASGSRISRMGALIERTFLRNLEGKIFAILSSFVLGLKFRDTQCGAKVIERETALKIFTAPFISRWCFDVEIFARLRNLLGQTRVKETIYEVPLQQWKEIPESKIRFKDSMKMILDLGRIFIHYRGRSRHETFYL from the coding sequence GTGTTTAGAAAATTTTCAGCATGGATTATCGTCCCTTGTTACAATGAAGAAAAAAGGCTTAGTATAAAATTATTTACAGAATTTCTTGCTTCCCATCAAGACATCGGCATATGTTTTGTTAATGATGGAAGCCATGATAGAACAATTAGAGTGCTAGAAAATATCCAAAAAGAATTCCCAACACAAGTAGCACTTCTGAACAGTAGAAAAAATAGAGGAAAGGCAGAAGCTGTTAGGTCGGGCTTTTTTTATGTATCGCAATTATCTTATTCTCAATACATAGGATTCTGGGATGCAGATCTTGCTACTCCTCTTTCAGAAATCGAAGATTTTATTCAAATACTCAATTCTAATAAAAATATTATTATTGCCAGTGGTTCAAGAATTTCTCGTATGGGAGCTCTTATTGAAAGAACTTTTTTACGAAATTTAGAAGGGAAAATTTTTGCAATCCTTTCTTCGTTTGTACTTGGGTTAAAATTTAGAGATACACAATGTGGAGCTAAAGTAATTGAACGGGAAACAGCCCTCAAAATTTTTACGGCTCCATTTATAAGCAGATGGTGTTTTGATGTTGAAATTTTCGCCAGACTCCGAAATTTACTTGGGCAAACACGGGTAAAAGAAACCATTTATGAAGTCCCCTTACAACAATGGAAGGAAATCCCTGAATCTAAAATTCGCTTTAAAGATAGTATGAAAATGATTCTTGATCTTGGGAGAATTTTCATTCACTATAGAGGGAGATCTCGTCATGAAACCTTTTACCTTTAA